A stretch of the Notolabrus celidotus isolate fNotCel1 chromosome 3, fNotCel1.pri, whole genome shotgun sequence genome encodes the following:
- the LOC117810187 gene encoding trichohyalin-like, protein MDNKRNSESLSRADTMEKETEAEVMLNKIRELKDLVESKDKQLRDERLNADIKLQKKMVVSHNLQTSLDEAQQERDEMAERLRRKEQEDMRRENDTDLQLEDLKNQLQAERMRSDTLQREHEDFRREVKEKNSRDLKQFRNLKMEKDSLDSIIASQDLKLKNKMVSSRNLQTSLDEAKQERDEMAQRLRRQDQEMVDMRRETNTNMQLEDLKKQLQAERLRADTLQKQQEEFRQERPPVGQERASRDLKQVQNLEVKGLSPEAKALQMKDLKIKELEELIAREQHQQKNNVMTRYLQTSLEEAKQERDEMAQRLMGKDQERFRRETNTTGQTENLDLDDRLPSSRGLQYYKIKELQRLVENKDNQLQAERLRADTLRKEHEDFRLEVQQKASRDLKQVQNLEEEKRSLNSLIASQDLKLKNKMVLSRNLQTSLDEAKQEREEMAQRLRRKDQELEYMRRETSTDVQLEDLKNQLQAERLRSDTLQREHEDFRREVKEKARRDLEEVQNLKMEKDSLEQEARGLQIKNGNRIQELHDLFESLRNQLQAERLRTDTLQKKQEELRREAQLKSSRDLKQVQNLEEEKRSLEQEMKALQEEVASSKNQLQTERLEVQDRLVDMENVSLWRRFKKAITPDSRRQYKHLRMQWQDQEENPSSSVPPIPPNMPRP, encoded by the exons ATGGACAACAAGAGGAACTCAGAGTCCCTGAGCAGGGCTGATACCATGGAGAAGGAGACGGAGGCTGAGGTGATGCTCAACAAGATTAGAGAGCTCAAAGATCTTGTTGAGAGTAAGGACAAGCAGCTGAGGGATGAAAGGCTGAACGCTGACATCAAGCTGCAAAAGAAGATGGTGGTGTCTCACAACCTCCAGACAAGCCTGGATGAGGCCCAACAGGAGAGGGATGAGATGGCAGAGAGGTTGAGGAGAAAGGAGCAAGAAGACATGAGGAGGGAGAACGACACTGACTTGCAGCTGGAGGATTTAAAGAACCAGCTGCAAGCTGAAAGAATGAGGTCTGACACCCTCCAGAGGGAACATGAGGACTTTAGGAGggaggtaaaagaaaaaaacagcagagacctgaagcaGTTTCGGAATCTGAAGATGGAGAAAGACTCCCTGGATTCCATTATTGCTTCTCAGGACctcaaactgaaaaataagATGGTGTCGTCTCGCAACCTGCAGACAAGCCTGGACGAGGCCAAACAGGAGCGGGATGAGATGGCCCAGAGGTTGAGGAGACAGGATCAGGAGATGGTAGACATGAGGAGGGAGACCAACACGAACATGCAGCTGGAGGACCTAAAAAAACAGCTCCAGGCTGAAAGGCTGAGGGCTGACACCCTCCAGAAACAACAGGAGGAATTTAGGCAAGAACGCCCCCCTGTAGGACAAGAGAGagccagcagagacctgaaACAGGTTCAGAATCTGGAGGTGAAGGGACTTTCTCCAGAGGCGAAGGCCCTGCAAATGAAAGATCTCAAGATtaaagagctggaggagctAATTGCTCGGGAACAGCATCAGCAAAAGAATAATGTGATGACTCGCTACCTCCAGACAAGCCTGGAGGAGGCCAAACAGGAGCGTGATGAGATGGCCCAGAGGTTGATGGGGAAGGATCAGGAGCGCTTTAGGAGGGAGACCAACACCACAGGGCAGACAGAAAACCTGGATCTGGACGACAGGCTCCCCTCAAGCAGAGGGTTACAGTATTACAAGATTAAAGAGCTCCAACGTCTTGTTGAGAACAAAGACAACCAGCTTCAGGCTGAAAGACTGAGAGCTGACACCCTCCGGAAGGAACATGAGGACTTTAGACTCGAGGTTCAACAGAAagccagcagagacctgaagcaggttcagaatctggaggaggagaaacggTCCCTGAATTCTCTCATTGCATCTCAGGACctcaaactgaaaaataagATGGTGTTGTCTCGCAACCTCCAGACAAGCCTGGACGAGGCCAAACAGGAGCGTGAAGAGATGGCCCAGAGGTTGAGGAGAAAGGATCAGGAGCTGGAATACATGAGGAGGGAGACCAGCACCGACGTGCAGCTGGAGGACCTAAAgaaccagctgcaggctgaaagacTGAGGTCTGACACCCTCCAGAGGGAACATGAGGACTTTAGGAGGGAAGTAAAAGAGAAAGCCAGAAGAGACCTGGAGGAGGTTCAGAATCTGAAGATGGAGAAAGATTCCCTGGAGCAGGAGGCGAGGGgcctgcaaataaaaaatggcaACAGGATTCAAGAGCTCCACGatctttttgagtccttaaggaaccagctgcaggctgaaaggctGAGGACTGACACCCTCCAAAAGAAACAGGAGGAACTCAGGCGGGAGGCACAACTGAAATccagcagagacctgaagcaggttcagaatctggaggaggagaaacgttccctggagcaggagatgaaggccctgcaggaagaggtc GCATCCTCAAAGAACCAGCTGCAGACTGAAAGGCTGGAAGTTCAGGACAGACTCGTTGATATGGAGAACgtgtctttgtggaggaggtttAAAAAGGCCATCACTCCTGACAGTCGGCGCCAATACAAACATCTGAGAATGCAGTGGCAGGACCAGGAGGAAAACCCCAGCTCATCTGTTCCCCCAATCCCCCCCAACATGCCCAGACCGTAA
- the LOC117810191 gene encoding WD repeat-containing protein 88-like isoform X2 — protein sequence MTTKTIDPLSVKDPPGGEEGSEETEEEERSGGERSRETQVPFKVLKGHSDTVTAAQLCFNDSRVLSCSSDRSAILWNIESCRPLRVFDGLHSKNITECAVIPNSNRMVTVSWDKEMVVTDLETGQTVWRCRLVGLLTSCSSSSDGRLLVCAADPQNSIYILDAAGGETLHHVGGHHRSTITRCRFDLQSQRVATVSADRRIKLWDLQSRKTTLSIDSNHNNVVSDCCFTNNGHFLCTASWDKSLKLWDLHAGGFRSHGGTSLQRSHESSVSSCSFSTDDLLVSGSYDRTVALWDMSTLCQTLILKGHTDCVTDVSVSTDKKLVASASKDCTVRLWNIENMEEIPEVVEKRAAEGAGNPILKCEECGKPFPVCRLQTSDLLTQCFYCRLKEPSRHRPQPPPLT from the exons GTCCCATTCAAAGTGTTGAAAGGCCACAGCGACACCGTCACTGCAGCTCAACTCTGCTTCAATGACAGCCGTGTCCTCAGCTGCTCCTCAGACCGCAGTGCCATCCTCTGG AATATAGAGAGCTGCAGACCTCTCAGGGTGTTCGATGGACTTCACAGCAAAAACATCACTGAGTGCGCTGTGATCCCAAACAGCAACAG GATGGTCACAGTGTCCTGGGATAAGGAGATGGTGGTCACAGACCTGGAGACCGGACAGACTGTG TGGAGGTGCAGACTGGTGGGGCTGCTgacctcctgcagctcctcgtCTGACGGCCGGCTGCTGGTTTGTGCTGCAGATCCTCAGAACAGCATCTACATCCTGGAcgcagctggaggagagacgCTGCACCACGTCGGTG gTCATCATCGCTCCACCATCACACGTTGTCGGTTTGACCTTCAGAGCCAGCGAGTGGCCACCGTGTCTGCAGACCGGAGGATCAAGCTGTGGGACCTGCAGAGCCGGAAAACCACTTTGTCTATTGACAG TAACCACAACAACGTTGTCTCTGACTGCTGCTTCACCAACAACGGGCACTTCCTCTGCACGGCATCCTGGGATAAGAGTTTGAAGCTGTGGGACCTGCATGCCGGAGGGTTTCGTTCTCACGGTGGGACGTCCTTACAGAGGAGCCATGAAAGCAGCGTCAGCTCCTGCAGCTTCTCCACTGACG ACTTGCTTGTGTCGGGCTCCTACGACCGGACTGTTGCACTCTGGGATATGTCCACCCTGTGTCAGACTCTCATCCTGAAG gGACACACTGATTGTGTGACAGACGTGTCGGTCAGCACTGACAAGAAGTTAGTGGCCTCTGCCTCAAAG GACTGCACCGTCAGACTGTGGAACATAGAAAACATGGAGGAAATCCCAGAGGTCGTTGAGAAGCGGGCGGCTGAGGGAGCTGGGAATCCCATCCTCAAG TGTGAGGAGTGTGGAAAACCGTTTCCTGTCTGCAGACTACAGACCTCAGATCTGCTCACACAGTGCTTCTACTGTCGACTGAAGGAACCCTCCAGACACCGACCACAGCCTCCACCTCTCACGTGA
- the LOC117810191 gene encoding WD repeat-containing protein 88-like isoform X1 has protein sequence MTTKTIDPLSVKDPPGGEEGSEETEEEERSGGERSRETQVPFKVLKGHSDTVTAAQLCFNDSRVLSCSSDRSAILWNIESCRPLRVFDGLHSKNITECAVIPNSNRMVTVSWDKEMVVTDLETGQTVWRCRLVGLLTSCSSSSDGRLLVCAADPQNSIYILDAAGGETLHHVGGHHRSTITRCRFDLQSQRVATVSADRRIKLWDLQSRKTTLSIDSNHNNVVSDCCFTNNGHFLCTASWDKSLKLWDLHAGGFRSHGGTSLQRSHESSVSSCSFSTDADLLVSGSYDRTVALWDMSTLCQTLILKGHTDCVTDVSVSTDKKLVASASKDCTVRLWNIENMEEIPEVVEKRAAEGAGNPILKCEECGKPFPVCRLQTSDLLTQCFYCRLKEPSRHRPQPPPLT, from the exons GTCCCATTCAAAGTGTTGAAAGGCCACAGCGACACCGTCACTGCAGCTCAACTCTGCTTCAATGACAGCCGTGTCCTCAGCTGCTCCTCAGACCGCAGTGCCATCCTCTGG AATATAGAGAGCTGCAGACCTCTCAGGGTGTTCGATGGACTTCACAGCAAAAACATCACTGAGTGCGCTGTGATCCCAAACAGCAACAG GATGGTCACAGTGTCCTGGGATAAGGAGATGGTGGTCACAGACCTGGAGACCGGACAGACTGTG TGGAGGTGCAGACTGGTGGGGCTGCTgacctcctgcagctcctcgtCTGACGGCCGGCTGCTGGTTTGTGCTGCAGATCCTCAGAACAGCATCTACATCCTGGAcgcagctggaggagagacgCTGCACCACGTCGGTG gTCATCATCGCTCCACCATCACACGTTGTCGGTTTGACCTTCAGAGCCAGCGAGTGGCCACCGTGTCTGCAGACCGGAGGATCAAGCTGTGGGACCTGCAGAGCCGGAAAACCACTTTGTCTATTGACAG TAACCACAACAACGTTGTCTCTGACTGCTGCTTCACCAACAACGGGCACTTCCTCTGCACGGCATCCTGGGATAAGAGTTTGAAGCTGTGGGACCTGCATGCCGGAGGGTTTCGTTCTCACGGTGGGACGTCCTTACAGAGGAGCCATGAAAGCAGCGTCAGCTCCTGCAGCTTCTCCACTGACG CAGACTTGCTTGTGTCGGGCTCCTACGACCGGACTGTTGCACTCTGGGATATGTCCACCCTGTGTCAGACTCTCATCCTGAAG gGACACACTGATTGTGTGACAGACGTGTCGGTCAGCACTGACAAGAAGTTAGTGGCCTCTGCCTCAAAG GACTGCACCGTCAGACTGTGGAACATAGAAAACATGGAGGAAATCCCAGAGGTCGTTGAGAAGCGGGCGGCTGAGGGAGCTGGGAATCCCATCCTCAAG TGTGAGGAGTGTGGAAAACCGTTTCCTGTCTGCAGACTACAGACCTCAGATCTGCTCACACAGTGCTTCTACTGTCGACTGAAGGAACCCTCCAGACACCGACCACAGCCTCCACCTCTCACGTGA
- the LOC117810191 gene encoding WD repeat-containing protein 88-like isoform X3 has protein sequence MHRSSTAGFSNFLEPGTLQVPFKVLKGHSDTVTAAQLCFNDSRVLSCSSDRSAILWNIESCRPLRVFDGLHSKNITECAVIPNSNRMVTVSWDKEMVVTDLETGQTVWRCRLVGLLTSCSSSSDGRLLVCAADPQNSIYILDAAGGETLHHVGGHHRSTITRCRFDLQSQRVATVSADRRIKLWDLQSRKTTLSIDSNHNNVVSDCCFTNNGHFLCTASWDKSLKLWDLHAGGFRSHGGTSLQRSHESSVSSCSFSTDADLLVSGSYDRTVALWDMSTLCQTLILKGHTDCVTDVSVSTDKKLVASASKDCTVRLWNIENMEEIPEVVEKRAAEGAGNPILKCEECGKPFPVCRLQTSDLLTQCFYCRLKEPSRHRPQPPPLT, from the exons GTCCCATTCAAAGTGTTGAAAGGCCACAGCGACACCGTCACTGCAGCTCAACTCTGCTTCAATGACAGCCGTGTCCTCAGCTGCTCCTCAGACCGCAGTGCCATCCTCTGG AATATAGAGAGCTGCAGACCTCTCAGGGTGTTCGATGGACTTCACAGCAAAAACATCACTGAGTGCGCTGTGATCCCAAACAGCAACAG GATGGTCACAGTGTCCTGGGATAAGGAGATGGTGGTCACAGACCTGGAGACCGGACAGACTGTG TGGAGGTGCAGACTGGTGGGGCTGCTgacctcctgcagctcctcgtCTGACGGCCGGCTGCTGGTTTGTGCTGCAGATCCTCAGAACAGCATCTACATCCTGGAcgcagctggaggagagacgCTGCACCACGTCGGTG gTCATCATCGCTCCACCATCACACGTTGTCGGTTTGACCTTCAGAGCCAGCGAGTGGCCACCGTGTCTGCAGACCGGAGGATCAAGCTGTGGGACCTGCAGAGCCGGAAAACCACTTTGTCTATTGACAG TAACCACAACAACGTTGTCTCTGACTGCTGCTTCACCAACAACGGGCACTTCCTCTGCACGGCATCCTGGGATAAGAGTTTGAAGCTGTGGGACCTGCATGCCGGAGGGTTTCGTTCTCACGGTGGGACGTCCTTACAGAGGAGCCATGAAAGCAGCGTCAGCTCCTGCAGCTTCTCCACTGACG CAGACTTGCTTGTGTCGGGCTCCTACGACCGGACTGTTGCACTCTGGGATATGTCCACCCTGTGTCAGACTCTCATCCTGAAG gGACACACTGATTGTGTGACAGACGTGTCGGTCAGCACTGACAAGAAGTTAGTGGCCTCTGCCTCAAAG GACTGCACCGTCAGACTGTGGAACATAGAAAACATGGAGGAAATCCCAGAGGTCGTTGAGAAGCGGGCGGCTGAGGGAGCTGGGAATCCCATCCTCAAG TGTGAGGAGTGTGGAAAACCGTTTCCTGTCTGCAGACTACAGACCTCAGATCTGCTCACACAGTGCTTCTACTGTCGACTGAAGGAACCCTCCAGACACCGACCACAGCCTCCACCTCTCACGTGA